From the Lancefieldella sp. Marseille-Q7238 genome, one window contains:
- the rpe gene encoding ribulose-phosphate 3-epimerase, which produces MTDTMTNIQIAPSVLSADFSKLGDELASIAHADYVHYDVMDGHFVPNISFGPALMAQAQKATDLPFDVHLMVTNPEDIVPLFLDLGAKIVTFHIEAATHAHRLVDLIHAHGAQAGISLNPATPVCLLENIIEDLDLALVMSVDPGFGGQKFISGSLAKIRQLKRLCEAHKVHPQIEVDGGVSAANAAELTAAGATMLVAGSAIFKAEDRAAAIDELRLAAEKDLTTQA; this is translated from the coding sequence ATGACTGACACGATGACCAACATACAGATAGCCCCGTCCGTCTTATCGGCTGACTTCTCCAAACTCGGAGACGAGCTCGCAAGCATCGCGCACGCCGACTACGTTCATTACGACGTGATGGACGGCCATTTTGTACCAAACATCTCTTTTGGACCCGCCCTTATGGCTCAGGCTCAAAAGGCGACAGATTTGCCCTTTGACGTGCATCTTATGGTAACTAATCCCGAGGATATCGTCCCGTTGTTTTTGGATCTTGGCGCTAAGATTGTAACCTTTCATATAGAGGCTGCGACGCACGCCCATCGTCTGGTTGACCTTATTCATGCGCATGGGGCTCAAGCGGGTATCTCGCTCAATCCGGCAACGCCGGTGTGTCTGCTCGAGAACATCATCGAAGATCTTGATTTGGCGCTTGTCATGAGCGTGGACCCGGGCTTTGGAGGACAAAAGTTCATCTCAGGCTCTTTGGCAAAGATTCGCCAGCTCAAACGGCTCTGTGAGGCTCATAAGGTGCATCCCCAAATCGAAGTCGACGGCGGAGTCAGCGCCGCCAACGCCGCTGAGCTCACTGCTGCGGGAGCAACTATGCTTGTAGCGGGCAGCGCCATTTTCAAGGCCGAAGATCGCGCGGCCGCTATCGATGAGCTTCGCTTAGCTGCCGAGAAGGACCTTACTACACAAGCTTAA
- a CDS encoding cysteine desulfurase family protein: MPLLYLDYASSAPTRATALAAEKDYENSEIAGVNPNSLHSLGRKAARALDGVRVDIVKAAGGRFRAPDVIFTSGGTEGNNLAVIGIAEGARAKDRSRTTVIMSSIEHDSVLSTASVLRGRGFDVRLVQPNRQGYVEVQTLCEALDQSVCLVSIMYANNETGVVQPIAELSKAAHQSGAYVHTDAVQAFGRIPLQLDDVDALTVTAHKLGGPIGIGAALIRSRTPLRPQSYGGGQEQGRRHGTQAVRGALAFAAVARECADNLSERRALVSERAEKLYRRLCASPKIEATTSVSIGDDHLPGIVNILVSDIDSESLVLGLDQKGFEVSAGSACSSGSLDPSHVLSAMGVSRRKALGSLRISFDERICDSELDAFADALLAIVDA, translated from the coding sequence ATGCCATTGCTGTATCTGGATTATGCCTCGTCAGCGCCTACGAGAGCTACGGCGCTTGCTGCCGAGAAGGACTACGAAAACTCGGAGATTGCCGGCGTAAATCCAAACTCTTTGCACTCGCTGGGGAGAAAGGCCGCCCGCGCCTTGGACGGCGTCCGTGTAGATATCGTCAAAGCGGCAGGAGGACGCTTCAGGGCTCCTGACGTCATTTTTACTTCCGGTGGAACCGAGGGCAATAATCTGGCTGTCATCGGCATTGCCGAAGGCGCGCGTGCAAAAGACCGTTCTCGCACAACCGTGATTATGTCGTCCATCGAGCACGATTCCGTTCTCTCGACAGCGTCGGTGCTCCGCGGTCGCGGGTTCGACGTTCGTTTAGTACAGCCTAACCGTCAAGGATACGTTGAGGTTCAGACTCTTTGTGAAGCCCTTGACCAAAGCGTTTGTCTCGTCAGCATCATGTACGCCAATAACGAGACAGGCGTTGTGCAGCCCATCGCCGAGCTTTCCAAGGCGGCTCATCAGTCTGGCGCTTACGTTCATACCGATGCGGTCCAGGCCTTTGGACGCATTCCACTGCAGCTTGATGATGTTGACGCGCTTACCGTTACCGCTCATAAATTGGGTGGCCCTATCGGCATCGGAGCGGCGCTTATCAGGTCGCGCACGCCGCTGAGACCTCAGAGCTACGGCGGCGGTCAGGAGCAGGGGAGGCGCCACGGCACACAGGCTGTTCGAGGCGCCCTCGCCTTCGCGGCGGTGGCGCGAGAATGCGCTGATAACCTTTCTGAGCGGCGTGCTTTGGTTTCTGAGCGTGCGGAGAAGCTCTACCGGCGTCTTTGCGCGTCTCCAAAAATTGAGGCCACCACTTCAGTAAGCATTGGAGACGACCATCTGCCGGGAATTGTCAATATCCTTGTGTCGGATATTGATTCCGAGTCATTGGTACTTGGCCTTGACCAGAAGGGCTTTGAAGTTTCCGCGGGATCCGCCTGCTCTTCCGGATCCCTTGATCCGAGTCATGTGCTTTCTGCGATGGGAGTCTCTCGGCGTAAAGCCTTAGGCTCGCTGCGGATTTCATTTGATGAGCGTATCTGCGATAGTGAACTTGATGCGTTTGCCGACGCACTTCTCGCCATCGTTGATGCATAA